The DNA window TTTTCATACGGGCCGGCGTTGCCGCCACAACCGAGATTGCACGGCGTTTTTCATTCATGAAAAGGCGGCCCCGTCTCTTCGTCCCAAGCGAACAGAATTGCGGCCAGCGCCTTGTGCTCAGACACTCTCGAGATCGGCTGTAAGACTCTCATGGCCAGAAGGAATGCCGCCACGGGTTCATGAACCTCACCTCCTGATTGAGCCCGTCGGACCCGCATCGGCGACTAGAATTGGGACGCAGCGCAAACTGCGTCCCTGAGGTTGATGAGGTCAGAAGGTCAGATCGCAGGCTCGTCGGATGGCGATCTGGACCGGAGACGGCGGGATAGCCGGGTCGAACTCCCCTTTCGGCACCAACGGTGGCTGCGCTAGGAAGCGAGGCTGACTGCCCCGGTGAGGTTGTGCCGCATGGACCAGGAACGGATGGCAAAGGAAAACGGTACCGGCCGGACCAGTTGCCAATTCCTCTGGGCAATTGGCAGAGGACGCATAACCATTGACCGACAGTTGCCTCAGCGACTGTCCCGCTTCGCCATGGGGTAGAAGCTCGCGCGCAATAATTTTGTGTGAACCCTTTCGAATCCGAGTGGGGGCATCTTTCTCGCCAACATCGGACAACAGGAAAAGCATGAGTAGGGCTCGACCATGGCTCTTCACATTGACCCGCAATTCCATGAAATCGGCGGAATCGCCGAAGCTCATGTCGACGTGCCAGCCATCGTCACCCGGCGGCTCTGCGGATGGAAAGCGAATGGGGAAAGAGCCAAGTCCGCGGGGGTGCACCCAGCGACCCACTCCGACGAGGTCGTCGTAGGCGGCGCGCAGCCTCGGCGTATTGGCAGCCTCCACGAACGGGGGCGTGTACTTTCCGGCAACGCGGATGACAGGCTGGCGCCATTCCTGCGGCCGCTCAGGCGACAGTCCGATCTCGGCCCAAAGTTCCGCCCTGCATTGCGCCGCCAACTCAGGACTGAAAGCGTGATCTATCCTGATGAAACCCTCGTCGATGAATTGCTGGACCTGAACAGCAGTCAGCCCGGTATGGTGTTGATTTGGCATGATGGTCTCCCATGGCGCCCGCACTGCGGGGCCATTCTGATCTTTTCGAAAAGAAACTGATTGAGCAGCGCTTCGCGGCTCAGATCAGCGGGAAGAAGGAAGACGTGAACATCATTGCTCCTACTTGCTTACGAAGATTGTCCATTTGATGACGGAGTCCCTCGACCGGGACTACCGTTATACGAAGCTCCCGCCAGACTCCTACTCTGGAATCATTCCCGCCGTCAGGTTGACGTAGGCGGCCGTCATGGACCGGGCTTTGTCGGAGGCCAAAAAGGCTGCCGTTTGCGCCACGTCATCCAGTGTCGGCAATCGCCCGAGCATCGTCGTCTGGGCGCCGCCGCCGAGCCATTGGTCGACCGTCAGTCCCAGAGCACCGGCCTTTGGTGCAAAGAGTTCGCCAGTATAGGACCCCGCCTGCGGGGCATCGGAAATCGCATGCGGGCCCAAACAGACGACACGAATGTTGCGCGGCCCCAGTTCTGCTGCCAGAACCCGGGAGAAGGCCTCTACGCCTGCGCAGGTGACACTATAGCCCAGATGGCCAGGAGGTGCCGTGCGTCCGGCAGGCGTCGAGAGCGTGAGGATGACGCCCTGGCC is part of the Sinorhizobium sp. RAC02 genome and encodes:
- a CDS encoding phytanoyl-CoA dioxygenase family protein; translation: MPNQHHTGLTAVQVQQFIDEGFIRIDHAFSPELAAQCRAELWAEIGLSPERPQEWRQPVIRVAGKYTPPFVEAANTPRLRAAYDDLVGVGRWVHPRGLGSFPIRFPSAEPPGDDGWHVDMSFGDSADFMELRVNVKSHGRALLMLFLLSDVGEKDAPTRIRKGSHKIIARELLPHGEAGQSLRQLSVNGYASSANCPEELATGPAGTVFLCHPFLVHAAQPHRGSQPRFLAQPPLVPKGEFDPAIPPSPVQIAIRRACDLTF
- a CDS encoding SDR family oxidoreductase yields the protein MLLKGKNIVIFGGSGAIGTAMAKEFVAEGGRVWLGARNQKRLDTAADKAGAASGTIETFKVDCLDATETTEALSILGARIGGIDVAINATSFMHDQGSNIDDLDLATFMSPVENFLSSLFNSCKAVVPHMGKRGQGVILTLSTPAGRTAPPGHLGYSVTCAGVEAFSRVLAAELGPRNIRVVCLGPHAISDAPQAGSYTGELFAPKAGALGLTVDQWLGGGAQTTMLGRLPTLDDVAQTAAFLASDKARSMTAAYVNLTAGMIPE